CGATCCACGCGAGCCGACCCGGCACCACCTCCTACAACCTGCCGCTCGGGCTGTGGCTGAACCAGGCGGTCGATCCGGACGTGCTCACCCGGGCCCTGATCGCCGTCGTGGAGCGGCAGCCGGGTCTGCGGATCGCCGTCCGACTGGACGGGACCACTCCGGTGCAGGAGATCACCGAACGCCCCGCCGAGGTGGTCCGGCTGGACCTCCGGCACGTCACCGACGGGGAGTTCGCCGCGCGCATCCGGCGGCTGGTGCACACTCCGTTCGACCTGGAGCAGGACCCCCTGCACCGGATGTGGCTGATCGCGGCACCCGGTGGCCGGACCCTGCTGCTCCTGGTGTTCCACCACATGATCACCGACGGGATCTCCAGCCACCTGCTGCTGCGCGACATCGTGGCCTGCCACGACGCACTGGCCCGTCGAGGTGTTCTGCCGCCGGTCGAGCAGGCCACCCCGTACCGCGAGTTCGTCCGTCGACAGCGGGAACTGCTCGACGGGCCGGAGGCCGAGACGCACCGCCGCTGGTGGCTCGACCGGCTGGCCGGAGCCTCCAGCGGTCCCGTCCTCGACGCGATCACCGATCGGCACCGGGTCGCCCCGCCCACCGCCGACACCGGCGCGATGGTGCAGTTCCGGCTGCCGGAGGAGACCTGGACGGCTGTCCGTCACGTCGCCGGCGCGGCCGGTCTGACCCCGTTCAGCGTGCTGCTGGGTGCCTTCGCCGCTCTGCTGCACCGGCACTCCGGCCACCGCGACATCAACGTCATGGTGCCGACCGACGGCCGGATCTCCGAGCGTTTCGACCGCACCGTGGGCTACCTGATCAACCCGGTGGTCGTGCGGGTCGACTGCGACCCGCAGCGCAGCCTCGCCGAGCTGATGAACGCCGTGCACGACCACATGGCGCAGGCCGAGGAACACAGCTCCTACCCGTTCGCCGCCGTGGTCGGTGACCTGCGCCGCGCCGGCGGCACCGCGGTCTCCTTCGACATCGGCTTCTACCTGCAACAGGGCGTGGGCGGCGATCAGGACATGGCCGCCGGGCAGACCGTCTTCGACGACGCCCTGGAGCTGACCCAGGAGGGTGAGAACCCGCTGGTCGTCGAGGTGGTGGTGCGCGGGTCCCAGGCGTTGGTCCATTTCAAGTACGACCGCGAGCTGTTCGACCCGGCCACGGCCGAGCGCCTGGCCGAGCACTACCGGATGCTGCTGGAGACCGTGGCCGCCGATCCCCGGCGGCCGATCGGCGATCTGCCCCTCACCACCGCGGCGGAACGCGCCCTCGTCGACCGGGCCAACGACACCCGTGCCGCCCGGCCCCGCGACGTGACCGCGGCCGGTTTGGTGCTGGCCCGCGCGGCGTCGGCCCCGGAGCGCGTCGCCGTGGTGGACGCCGACGGTGCCACCAGTTACGGCGAGCTGGCCCGGCGGGTGCACGCACTGGCGCGGACCCTCCGCGCATCCGGCGTGGGCCGTGGCGACCTGGTCGGGGTGCTGTCCGGCCGGCGAGCCGCCCTGATCGTGGCGATGCTGGCGGCGCACACCGCCGGCGCGGCCTACGTGCCGCTCGACCCGGACTTCCCGGCCGCCCGCCTCGCGCACATCTGCACCGACGCCGGCCTCGCCGCGGTCCTGGTCGACCCGGCGTACTGCGACCGCCTGCCGGCCGAGACACCGGGCGCCCGGATTCCGCTAGGTGACCCGGGCGACGCCGCCCCGGGCCCGCCGGTCGCCTGCCACGACGACGATCTCGCGTACGTGCTCTACACCTCCGGATCGACCGGCCGGCCCAAGGGTGTCGAGGTCACCCATGGCAACCTGGTCAACTTCCTCACCGCGATGGCGGAGCGGCCCGGGTGCGCCGAGGACGACGTGCTGCTCGCCGTCACCACGGCCGGGTTCGACATCGCAGGGCTCGAACTGCTGCTCCCGCTCACCCAGGGCGCGACCGTCCACATCGCGCCGGCCGAGACCACCCGGGACGGCTTCGCGCTGGCCGGCCTGCTCGACAGCAGCGGCGCGACCGTCGTGCAGGCCACCCCGGCCACCTGGCAGATGCTGCTCGCCGCCGGCTGGAGCGGACGGGTACCCCGGCTGCTGTGCGGCGGGGAGGCGCTGAGCGCCGAGCTGGCGGCCGAACTGATCGACCGCTCCGGTGAGTTGTGGAACATGTACGGCCCGACCGAGACCACGATCTGGTCCTCGGTACTGCGGGTACGCCGCGACCGGCCGATCACGGTCGGCACGCCGATCGCGAACACGACCTTCCACCTCGCCGGGCCGGACGGTGGCCCGGTCCCGTTCGGCGCCACCGGGGAACTGCTGATCGGCGGTGACGGCGTCGCCCGCGGCTACCGCGGCCGCCCCGAACTGAGCGCCGAGCGCTTCGTCGGGCAGGACGGGCAGCGGCGCTACCGCACCGGAGACCTGGCCCGGTGGACCGAGACCGGCGAGATGCTGCTGCTCGGCCGCGCCGACCGGCAGATCAAGCTGCGCGGGCACCGGATCGAGCCCGGCGAGATCGAGGCGGCGATCCGGCGTACCGGCGTGAGCGGCGAGGCGCGGGTGGTCCTGCGCGAGGAGCGGCCCGGGCACCAGCGCCTGGTCGCCTTCGTCGTCGCCGAGCCCGCGGAGGCCGCGGCGGCTGCCAGGCGGATCGAGGAGTGGCTTCCGGCGTACATGATCCCGTCCCGGACCGTGCCGATGACCGGCCTGCCGATGACCCCGAACGCCAAGATCGACGCGGTCCGGCTCGCCACCGGCTCCCTGGACGAACTGATCCGCGAGTTCGGTCACCCCGAGGCAGCGCCGGAGCCCCGGCCGCACGACGGCGGCCGGTTGCTGGCGACCCTGCGGGAGCTGACCGCGGGTGTCGCCGGGGTGGCGCCGGAGGACATCCCGGTGGACCGGCCGCTCGGCGAGGCGGGCTTCGACTCGGTCGGTTTCACCCGGCTCGCGATGGCGGTCCGCACCCGCTTCGGCGTGCCCGTCAGCCCCACGCTCTTCTACGCGCACCCCGCGCTCGCCTCGCTCGCGGCGCACCTGGGCGCGAACCGCCCGGACGCCTTCACCGAGGCCGAAGCCGTCCCGGACGCCTTCACCGAGACCGAAGCCGTCCCGGACACCTTCGCCGAGACCGAAGCCGAGCCCGAGCCGGCCCGCGCGGCGGCCACCGTCCGGGCCGGCGCGCCCGGGGAACCTCCCGAGACCCTCGGCTACCCGCCCGTGGCGATCATCGGCGTCGGCGCCCGCCTGCCGGCCTCCGGGTCACTGCAGGAGTTCTGGATCCACCTCGCCGAGGGCCGCGACCTCACCGCGCCGTACCCGCTGGAGCGAGGCTTCTCCGCCCGGGTGTTCCCGGAGCGCTTTCGGGGCTCGTTCGTGCGCGACGTCGACGCCTTCGACGCGGGGCGGTTCCGGATCTCGCCGCGCGAGGCGGCCCAGATGGATCCGCAGCACCGGCTCCTCCTGCACGCCGCGGACGAGGCCCTGCTCGACGCCGGACTCGTGCCCGCGACGCTGGTCGGCAGCCACACCGGGGTGTTCGTCGGTCTCAGCGGCGCCGACTATCTGAGCCTGCTGGGCCCGGGCTCGCCGGAGATGGACGATCACTTCCTGATCGGCAACGTCGCCTCGATCGCGGCCAACCGCATCTCCTACGTGTACGACCTGCACGGCCCCAGCGCGGTCTACGACACCGCCTGCTCCAGCTCCCTGGTGGCGATCCACCGCGCGGCCCGCGCCCTGCACCTCGGCGACTGCGATCTCGCCCTGGCCGGCGGCGCGAACCTGCTCCTGTCCCCGCACGGCTTCACCGGTCTGCGCCGCGCCGGAATGCTCAGTGCCGACGGGCGGTGCAAGACCTTCGACGAGCGCGCCGACGGCTACGGCCGCGGCGAGGGCGTGGTCCTGCTGGCGCTCAAACTGCTGGAGCGCGCGGTCGCCGACGGCGACCCGGTGCACGGCGTCCTGATCGGTTCGGCCGAGAACCACGGCGGCCACACCCACTCGCTCACCGTGCCCAACCCGCAGGCACAGCGCGACGTGCTGCTCGCGGCGCATCGGGCGGCGGCGGTGCCGCCCGACACCATCGGCTACATCGAGGCGCACGGCACCGGGACGCCGCTCGGCGACCCGATCGAGGTGGACGCGCTGCGGGAGGCGTTCGGGCAGCTCTACCGCGACTGGGGGCGGCCGGTCGTGGAGGGACGCACCGGGCTCGGCTCGGTCAAGTCCAACATCGGCCATCTCGAGGCCGCCGCCGGTGTCGCCGGGGTGGTCAAGGTGCTGCTGAGCATGCGGCACCGCCTGATGCCCGGCCTCGCCGGTCTCGGCACCCCCAACCCGATGATCGACCTGGCCGGCAGCCCGTTCCGGCTCCAGGCCGAGGCACAGCCCTGGGAGCCGCCGGACGGCGTGCCGGCACGCGCCGGCGTCAGCTCCTTCGGCATGGGTGGCAGCAACGTACACGTCGTCGTGGCGGAAGCGGAGAAGCACTGATGGGTAACAGCACCGAGGACCGTGCCGCCCGGCTGGTCGTCCTGTCGGCGGGCGGCCGCGACCAGCTCGACCGGTACCGTGCCGAGCTGGTCGGCTGGCTGCAGGCGCACCCGGAGGCGGCACTCGACCGCATCGAGAGCACCCTGCGCACCGGTCGCGAGGAACTGGCCGAACGACTCGCCGTGGTCGTGACCGGCGTCGCCGAGCTGACCGAGCGGCTGCGCGACGGCACCGGGGTGGTCACCGGCACCGCCGGGCCGGCCACCGGCGAGCCCGTCCAGGCCGCGGATCTCCACGAGGCCGCCCGACTCTGGGTCACGGGCACCCCGGTCCGCTGGCCGGAGCAGGCGAGCGGGCGCTCGGCCCGGCTGTCACTGCCGCAGCCGCAGCCGGTGACCCGCCGGTACTGGATCGAACCGCCCGCCGCCCTCACCGCCGATCCGGCCGAGCGGCTGCTCACCGGCGACGAGTTCTTCCTGCGTGACCACGCGCTGGGGCAGGTGCGCGTCCTGCCCGCCGTCGCGGCCCTGGAGTTCGCCGTCGACACCGCCGCCCGCGCCGGGCACGGGCGCGCCACCGGCGTCGACCACGTCCTCTGGGCCCGGCCGGTCCTGTTCACCGGCGAACCGGTCCGGGTACGGCTGCGGTTCGCGCCGGCCGCCGACGGTGTCGCCTACGAGCTGCGGCGCCTCGACGACACCCCGGACGGTGAGCTGTGCTCGACCGGAACCCTGCGGTTCGGCCCCACCGAGCCGGCCCCGTCCCTCGACCTGGCCGCGATACGCGCCCGTCTGCCACGGACGACCTCGGCGGACGACTGCTACGCGGTCTTCGCCGCGCTCGGCGGCGGGTACGGGCCCAGCCTGCGCGGACTGCGGTCCATGCGTTCCGTCCCCGGCGAGGCGCTGGCCGAGGTCGCCGTCCCCGACGCCGCGGACCTGCCGTTCGACGACTTCACCCTGCACCCGTCCCTGCTGGACGCCATGCTGCAGGCGGCGCTCTGGACCGCCGCCGACCCGTCCGCGCCCAGGCCCCGCGAACTGCCCTTCTCCATCGACCGGGTGGAGATCCTCGGCCCGCTGCCGGAACACGGGTACGCCCATGCCGTCGCCACCGGGACCGGCCACGACATCGCACTCGCCGACGCCGACGGCCGCATCGCCGTCCGTCTGCGCGGCGTGGTCACCCGCTCCGTCAAGGATCCGGCCGACCCGGTGGACACCCACCTGCTGGCGCAGCGCTGGCAGGACGCCCCCGTCCGCCGCGGCGCCCCCGCCACCGGCCGCAAGGTGATCCTGGAAGCCGGTGAGGACGGGTGCTTACCGGACTCCGGCCCACTCGTGGTGGTCCGCCTCGGTGACGACGACCCGCTGCCCAGCCTGGTCCGGCTCTTCCGGACCTGGGCCGCGCAGCCGAACCGGCAGCCCCTCCGCGTGCTGCACGTCTTCCGCCCGTCCGGCGCCGTCACCGACGCCCGCCTGCTGGCTCTGGACGGCATGGCGCGCAGCATCGCCAACGAGCACCCGGACTTCCGTGCCGCAGTGATCACGACCGACGGCGCCGACCCGCGAGCGGTCGCGGACGCCGAGGCCGCGGCGGACCACGAGTTCCGGGTCCGATACACCGCCGCCGGCCGGCAGGTGGCCCGATGGGAGCCGATCGCCCCCGCGCCGGCGCCGTTGACGCCGGAGGGGACGGTGCTGGTCACCGGCGGCGCCGGCGCGCTCGGCCGACACCTCGTCAGCCACCTGGGCCCGTCGGCCCGGTACGTGCTCACCGGCCGTTCCGCCGACGCCGACCTGACCGACCTGCGCGCCACCGGGCTCGACGTCCACTACCTGCCCTGCGACCTGGGTGCACCCGGCGCGGCCGAGCGGCTGGTCGAGCGCGTCCACCAGAGGTTCGGCCCGTTGCGCGGGGTGCTGCACCTGGCCGGGGTCACCCGTGACTCGTTCCTGCTGCGCAAGACCGACGAGGACATCGCCGCGGTGCTGGGGCCGAAGGTCGACGGCACGCTCGCACTGGACCGGGCCACGGCCGCGGACCCGCTCGACTTCTTCGTCTGCTTCTCCTCGATGTCCGGCGCGGGCAGCCCGGGCCAGGCCGACTACGCGTACGCGAACCGTTTCCTCGACGCGTTCGCGGCCTGGCGGCGCGGCAGCGACCGCCCCGGCCGCAGCCTCAGCGTGCTGTGGTCGCTGTGGGCCGACGGCGGCATCCGGATGGACGCCGACGACACCACACAGGCCCGCATCGCCCGCCGCGCCGGACTCCGGCCGCTGCCGACCGCGGACGCCCTGCGCGCCTGGGACCGGGCGCTGGGCCACGACGGCGATCACGTGCTCGTGGCGCACGGTGAGCTGGATCGCATCCGCGCCCTGCTCGACGCGCCGGCGCCGGAACCGGCCCCCGCACCGGAACCGGCGCCGAGGGCCGCCACCGGGTCGGCCACCGCGGCCGCCGAGGAGTTCCTGCGCGGCGTGCTGGCCGAGGTCCTCCAGTACCCGCAGGAGGAGATCGAGGCGGACACCGCGTTCGAGCAGTACGGCATCGACTCGCTGTTGATCATGGATCTGACCCGGCGGCTCGAGGACCACTTCGGATCACTGCCGAAGACCCTCTTCTTCGAATACCAGGAACTGCGCGGGCTCGCCGGCTGGTTCGCCGAGCACCACGGCGGCCGCCTCGCCGAACTCACACCGGCACCGGCTCCGGTGCCGGTGCCGGTGCAGGCGCCGGTCGTGGTGGCCACACCGGATGCCGCCCCGAGCGGCGAGCGTCCCGCGCCGCCCTCCGCGGACGCCCCGGAACCCGTCGCGATCATCGGCGTCGCGGCCCGGTTCGCCGAATCCGACACCCTCGACGAGTTCTGGGCGAACCTGCGAGCCGGCCGTGACCTGATCACCGAGATTCCGGCGGACCGCTGGGACTGGCGCGACTACGACGAGGCCACCCCGGCGGACCGCGCCGCCGAGTACAGCCGGTGGGGCAGCTTTCTGCGCGGTATCGACCGGTTCGACCCGCTCTTCTTCGGCATCTCCCCCCGAGAGGCGGAGATCATCGACCCTCAGGAGCGGCTGTTCCTGCAGACCGCCTGGCACGCCATGGAGGACGCCGGCCTCACCCGGGCCGACCTGCGCGCCCGCCGCGTCGGTGTGTACGCCGGCGCCATGTACGGCCTGTACCAGCTCCACGAGGCCGCCGACGGCCGAATCGGCGCGTCGTCGCACGCGTCCATCGCCAACCGGGTCTCGTACACCCTGGGCGTGACCGGCCCCAGCCTGGGTGTGGACACCATGTGCTCCTCGTCGCTGACGGCCATCCACCTCGCCGTGCGCGACCTGCGGTCCGGCGAGGCCGAAATGGCCCTCGCCGGGGGTGTCAACCTGCACGTCCACCCGTACAAGTACCAGTTCCTCGGCCAGGGCACCTTCACCTCCAGCGACGGCCGTTGCCGCAGCTTCGGCGCGGACGGCGACGGCTACGTGCCCGGCGAGGGCGTCGGCGCGGTGCTGCTCAAGCCCCTGTCGGCCGCCGTCCGCGACGGCGACCACATCCACGGCGTCATCCTGGGCAGCTCCGTCAACCACGGCGGCAGGACCAACGGCTTCACCGTGCCCAACCCGGTCGCCCAGAGCGACCTCGTCGAGCGTGCCCTGGCCGAGGCCGGGTGCTCCGCCGCCGCACTCGGCTACCTGGAGGCACACGGCACCGGCACCGCACTGGGCGACCCGGTGGAGGTCCGGGCCCTGGCCCGCGCGCTGGGCGCCTCCGGCCTGCCCCGGGGCAGCCTGCCGATCGGCTCGGTGAAATCCAACATAGGCCACCTCGAATCGGCCTCCGGCATGGCCGGGCTCTGCAAGGTGCTCCTGCAGATGCGGCACGGGGAACTGGTGCCGTCGCTGCATGCCGACCCGGTCAATCCGAACATCGACTTCGCCTCCACGCCACTGCGGGTGCAGACCGAGACGGCCCCGTGGCCGCGCCGGGACGGCCTGCCGCGCCGCGCGGGGATCAGTTCGTTCGGCGCGGGCGGAGCCAACGCCCATCTGGTCGTCGAGGAGTACGTTCCCGGGCCGGCGCCGGCTGCCGCACCGGGCCCCTGGCTCTTCCCGCTCTCCGCCCGCACCCCGGAGGGCCTGCGCGCGCTGGCCGAGCGGCTGGCCGACGCGGTGGACAACGGCCTCGCCGACCGGCTCGCCGACGTGGCGTACACGCTGCAGCACGGCCGCGAGGCCTGGGCCGACCGCATGGTGGTGCTCGCCTCCACGGCGGACGAGCTGGCCGGTCGGCTGCGCGCGGGCACCGGAACCGGCGTGTGGACGGGCAGCGTCCGCGGCCGTGCCGCCTCCCGCGCCGCCGCGCCGGCCGCCGCGGACCCGGCCGGCCTGGCTGCCGCCTGGACCTCCGGCGCGACCGTCGCCTGGCCCGGCACCGGGCGACGGCTGCCGTTGCCCGGCTACCCGTTCGAGGAGCTGCGCTGCTGGCTCACCGAGCGGATGTGGGCGCCGTCGCCGGCCGGCCCGGCCACGCATCCGCTGCTGGACGAGATCGTGCCGGCCGACAGCGTGGACGGCCTGACCTTCCGCACCGCCTTCGCCCCCGCGCATCCGCTGATAGACGGGCACCGCGTCGGCGACCTGCGCCTGCTCCCCGCCGCCGCGGTGCTGGAGATGGCCCGGGCCGCCGCCGCGCACGCCGGATACCCCGTGCCGGTCAGGCTGCGCGACGTTCGGTGGCTACGGCCGCTCGTGGTCACCGGGACCGTGGCCTCCGCCCGCACCCGGCTGCGCCGCGACGGCGCCGGCCTGGCCTTCACACTGCTCGGCGACACCGGCGACCAACTGGCCCAGGGCCTGGTCGAGGCACGGGCCGACGACGTGCCGGAGCCGGTACCCGTCGAGCGGATCCGGGCCGCCCTGCCGCACCGGCACGACGGCGCGGACCTCTACACCGACCTGGCCGGAGCCGGCCTGGTCTACGGCCCGGCGCTGCGTGCCGTCGAGTGGATCGCCTCCGGCACCGACGAGGCGCTGGCGAGTCTGCGCGTGCCCGCCGAAGCCGCCCGGTTCGCCGACTGCGCACTGCCACCCGCGCTCATCGACGGTGCCCTGCACACGTTCGCGGTGCTGCGCGATCGCGCCGGCGGCCCGATGGTGCCCTTCGCGCTCGCCGCCGCCGAGGTGGTCGGACCGCTGCCCGAGCATGTGTACGCCCATGTGCGCACCGTCGGCCCGGACCGGTACGACCTGACCCTGACCGACCCGGACGGCGGCGTTCTCGTCCTGCTGCGCGACCTGTGCCTGCGCCCGGCTCCCGCAGCGGGGACGTCCGACGCCGGGCCCGCCGTGACCGCCGTGACCGCCGGGCCCGCCGTGACCGAGCGGCCGGTGGATGACCTGATGTACCTGCCCCGCTGGTCCCCGGTCGCGGCCGAGCCGTTCACCGTGCCGTCGACCGCGCCCGGCTCGGACACCTGGCTGATCCGTCCGTCCTGCGCCGCGCCCCTCGCCGCCGCCCTCGCCACCCGGCTCGGCGGTTCCGTCACCGAGATCGAGCCCGAGCACTTCGTCGCACCGGCCGGGCGTCCCGGCCACGTGATCGTGCTGTCCGGCCCGGCGCAGGGGCGCACCGACGACCCCGCCGCCCTCGACCTCGCGCAGGAGCGCGGCGTCCTGGCCCTCTTCCGCGCAGCGAAGGCGCTGCAACGGTCCGGCGCACCCGTACGGCTGACGGTGGTCACCGAGGACGCGCTGAGTACCGGCACCGAACCGGTCCGCAACCCGTACGCGGCGAGCCTGCACGGACTGGCTCTGTCCCTGGCCCAGGAGCAGCCGCGCTGGCGGGTGGCCGTGGTCGACCGCTCCTCGGCCGACCCGATCTCCCCGGACGTCCTCGACGTGCCGGCCGGTGGCCCGTACGCCCTGCGCGCCGGCGTCCTGCACCGGCGGAGCCTGGTCCCCGCCGCCCCCACGACGACGCGCGAGGCGATACGCCACGGCGGTGTCTACCTGATTCTCGGCGGTGCCGGAGGACTCGGCCTGGAGCTCACCGAATGGCTGGTGCGCGGCTACCGGGCCAAGGTCGTGCTGGTGGGGCGCAGTGAACTCGACGCCGGCCGGCGCGACCGGCTGCGCCGCCTCGACCCGGCCGGCGCCCTCGTCTCGTACCGGCGGGCCGACGCCACCGACCCCGCGGCGCTGGCCGAGGTGGTCACGGCGGTCCGTGCCGAGCACGGGACGCTGCACGGGGTCGTGCACGCCACCATCGTGCTGCGCGACCAGACCGTCGCCACGATGACCGAGGACACCTTCCGGGCCGTGCTCGACGCCAAGACCCGCACGTCGGTGGCACTGCACCGCGCCCTGGTCGCCGCCGACGGGCTCGACTTCGTCCTGTTCTTCTCCTCGGCGGTGGCCCTGTCGGGCAGCGCCGGGCAGGCCAACTACGCCGCCGGATCGACGTTCGAGGACGCGTTCGCACACCATCTCGACGACGTGCTGGCCGCCCGCTCGGCCGTCGTCAACTGGGGCTACTGGGGCACCGTCGGCATCGTCGCCGACGACCGGCACCGCGAGCGCCTGGCCCGGACCGGGATCCACTCGATCACCCCGGCCGAGGGCATGGCAGCCGTGCACGACGTGCTGGGCCGCACCGATCGGCAGGTCGTCGTGATCAAGGCGACCGCCGAGGTGCTCGCCGCCGCCGGAGTCGAACGGCCCGCCGGTGAACGGTCCGACGACGAGCTGGCCCCCTCGGCGGCGGCGCTGCCGCCGGTCGCCCGGCTGTTGACCGAGACCGACCAGGCGCGTCTGGACGAGGTCGTGCTCGGCTGGCTGTGGGAACTGTTCCGGGGCGAAGGGGTGTTCCGGACGGTCGGCGAACGGTGGAGCGCCGACGAGCTGCGGCGGCGGCTGCGGATCGCCGACGGGCAGTCCCGCCTCTTCGCCGAACTGCTGCGCGTGCTCACCGTCGCCGGTTTCCTGCGCGACGACGGCAGCGCGCTGATCGCCACGGACCGCCGGGCTCCCACCGACCCGGAGAACGAACTGGTCGTGCTCTGCGAGGGGCAACCCGCGCTGAACCGCATCGACCGGCTGCTGAGGCCCTGCATGCACCAGCTGTTCGGGGTGCTCCGCGGCACCGTCCGCGCGACCGAGGTGATGTTCCCCGGCGGATCCACGGAGCTGGTGGAGGGCGCCTACCGGGGCAGCCCGGTGGTCGACCGCGCCAACGAACTCGTGGTCGCCGCCGTGCTGGACCGGGTGGGCCGGCTCGGCGGACCGGTGACGGTCGTCGAGGTCGGCGCCGGAACCGGCGGCACCACCGCGAGCCTGCTGCCCGCGCTGGCCGCCACCGGCGTGGAACTGACGTACGTCTACACCGACATCTCGCCCGCCTTCCTGCAGCACGGCCGACAGCGGTTCGCCGAGCGCTACCCGATGGTGCGCTTCCAGCAGCTCGACATCTCCGGCGACCCCCTCGCGCAGGGCTTC
Above is a genomic segment from Streptomyces collinus Tu 365 containing:
- a CDS encoding non-ribosomal peptide synthetase, translated to MSRALRDVLAAVAAGELPDEIAESLLRGLSDPVPEPGPYPLSRGQAALWAIHASRPGTTSYNLPLGLWLNQAVDPDVLTRALIAVVERQPGLRIAVRLDGTTPVQEITERPAEVVRLDLRHVTDGEFAARIRRLVHTPFDLEQDPLHRMWLIAAPGGRTLLLLVFHHMITDGISSHLLLRDIVACHDALARRGVLPPVEQATPYREFVRRQRELLDGPEAETHRRWWLDRLAGASSGPVLDAITDRHRVAPPTADTGAMVQFRLPEETWTAVRHVAGAAGLTPFSVLLGAFAALLHRHSGHRDINVMVPTDGRISERFDRTVGYLINPVVVRVDCDPQRSLAELMNAVHDHMAQAEEHSSYPFAAVVGDLRRAGGTAVSFDIGFYLQQGVGGDQDMAAGQTVFDDALELTQEGENPLVVEVVVRGSQALVHFKYDRELFDPATAERLAEHYRMLLETVAADPRRPIGDLPLTTAAERALVDRANDTRAARPRDVTAAGLVLARAASAPERVAVVDADGATSYGELARRVHALARTLRASGVGRGDLVGVLSGRRAALIVAMLAAHTAGAAYVPLDPDFPAARLAHICTDAGLAAVLVDPAYCDRLPAETPGARIPLGDPGDAAPGPPVACHDDDLAYVLYTSGSTGRPKGVEVTHGNLVNFLTAMAERPGCAEDDVLLAVTTAGFDIAGLELLLPLTQGATVHIAPAETTRDGFALAGLLDSSGATVVQATPATWQMLLAAGWSGRVPRLLCGGEALSAELAAELIDRSGELWNMYGPTETTIWSSVLRVRRDRPITVGTPIANTTFHLAGPDGGPVPFGATGELLIGGDGVARGYRGRPELSAERFVGQDGQRRYRTGDLARWTETGEMLLLGRADRQIKLRGHRIEPGEIEAAIRRTGVSGEARVVLREERPGHQRLVAFVVAEPAEAAAAARRIEEWLPAYMIPSRTVPMTGLPMTPNAKIDAVRLATGSLDELIREFGHPEAAPEPRPHDGGRLLATLRELTAGVAGVAPEDIPVDRPLGEAGFDSVGFTRLAMAVRTRFGVPVSPTLFYAHPALASLAAHLGANRPDAFTEAEAVPDAFTETEAVPDTFAETEAEPEPARAAATVRAGAPGEPPETLGYPPVAIIGVGARLPASGSLQEFWIHLAEGRDLTAPYPLERGFSARVFPERFRGSFVRDVDAFDAGRFRISPREAAQMDPQHRLLLHAADEALLDAGLVPATLVGSHTGVFVGLSGADYLSLLGPGSPEMDDHFLIGNVASIAANRISYVYDLHGPSAVYDTACSSSLVAIHRAARALHLGDCDLALAGGANLLLSPHGFTGLRRAGMLSADGRCKTFDERADGYGRGEGVVLLALKLLERAVADGDPVHGVLIGSAENHGGHTHSLTVPNPQAQRDVLLAAHRAAAVPPDTIGYIEAHGTGTPLGDPIEVDALREAFGQLYRDWGRPVVEGRTGLGSVKSNIGHLEAAAGVAGVVKVLLSMRHRLMPGLAGLGTPNPMIDLAGSPFRLQAEAQPWEPPDGVPARAGVSSFGMGGSNVHVVVAEAEKH